Proteins from a genomic interval of Treponema succinifaciens DSM 2489:
- a CDS encoding ATP-binding protein gives MKSNEDSIGTVLSVDTGTVIISVEKEDLLNSVQVNQIVEIASTKTNEKIIGLISKIMRKGVAEGIDDNSESIVIENLLKINLVGTLYEKLGDIENVFKRSLNTVPCVNANCWLLQGNDLSSFMKSISTDTDNPLKIGRYTISDDSEANLDGNKFFQRHAVIVGGTGSGKSWTVANILEQASKLKSVNGIVFDLHGEYTPLVKLENTVLLKIAGPADSVSDEVIFLPYWLLSYEEMESFLLDRSDSNAPNQARKLFDLIIEYKKEKLTSEDKNDVLANFTIESPVPYSINKVLEELKRLDSEMVQGARSEKQGPLNGKLTRFVQRLESKLMDKRLNFIFNSDDKLQKYEWFESLAEKLLDFGNEKGLKIIDFSEVPADILPLITGLIGRLIFSIQQWMSDDKRQPIALFCDEAHLYLPNKISEGIEERGLKSFERIAKEGRKYGVSLVVISQRPSDVNKTILSQCGNFIAMRLTNPEDQNVIQHLLPDNLGDFTNVLPILDVGEALIVGDSSLLPSRVIVNEPTVKPNSATIDFWTEWSRSKDLKGIKEAVESLRKQHK, from the coding sequence ATGAAATCAAATGAGGATTCTATAGGAACAGTTTTAAGTGTTGATACTGGAACTGTTATAATTAGCGTTGAAAAAGAAGACTTATTGAACAGTGTTCAAGTAAATCAAATTGTTGAGATTGCTTCTACAAAAACAAATGAAAAAATTATCGGTTTAATATCAAAGATAATGAGAAAGGGTGTAGCAGAAGGAATTGATGATAATTCTGAATCTATTGTTATCGAAAATTTGTTGAAAATAAATCTTGTTGGAACTTTGTATGAAAAATTGGGAGATATAGAAAACGTTTTTAAAAGAAGTTTGAATACAGTTCCTTGTGTAAATGCTAATTGTTGGCTTTTGCAAGGAAATGACTTGTCTTCTTTCATGAAATCTATTTCAACAGATACCGATAACCCTCTTAAAATAGGAAGATATACAATATCTGATGATTCTGAAGCAAATCTTGATGGTAATAAGTTTTTCCAACGTCATGCGGTTATTGTTGGTGGTACTGGCTCTGGAAAGTCTTGGACTGTGGCAAATATATTGGAACAGGCTTCAAAATTAAAATCTGTAAATGGAATTGTATTTGATTTGCATGGCGAATACACTCCTTTGGTTAAATTAGAAAATACAGTGTTGCTAAAAATTGCAGGACCAGCAGACAGTGTTTCTGATGAAGTTATATTTCTTCCATATTGGCTTTTATCATACGAAGAAATGGAATCATTTTTACTTGACCGAAGTGATAGTAATGCCCCTAACCAAGCAAGAAAATTATTTGATTTAATAATCGAGTATAAAAAAGAAAAACTTACATCAGAGGATAAAAATGATGTGTTAGCAAATTTCACAATTGAAAGCCCTGTTCCATATTCAATAAATAAAGTATTAGAAGAATTAAAACGATTAGATTCAGAAATGGTTCAAGGTGCAAGAAGTGAAAAGCAAGGTCCGTTAAATGGAAAATTGACAAGATTCGTTCAACGATTAGAAAGTAAGTTAATGGATAAACGTCTGAACTTTATTTTCAATTCAGATGATAAATTGCAAAAGTATGAATGGTTTGAAAGTCTAGCGGAAAAACTATTAGATTTTGGAAATGAAAAAGGTCTGAAAATTATTGACTTTTCAGAAGTTCCTGCAGATATATTGCCTTTAATAACAGGACTTATTGGTAGATTGATTTTTTCAATTCAACAATGGATGTCAGATGATAAGCGACAGCCAATAGCATTATTTTGTGATGAGGCGCATTTATATCTTCCTAATAAAATTTCAGAAGGTATAGAGGAGAGAGGTCTTAAAAGTTTTGAACGAATCGCAAAAGAAGGTAGAAAATATGGAGTTTCACTTGTAGTTATAAGTCAAAGACCATCAGATGTAAACAAAACTATTTTAAGTCAATGTGGAAATTTTATAGCTATGCGTTTAACAAACCCTGAAGATCAGAATGTAATACAGCATTTACTTCCAGATAATTTAGGTGATTTTACAAATGTTTTGCCAATATTAGATGTAGGAGAGGCACTTATCGTTGGAGACTCTTCTTTATTGCCTAGTCGAGTAATTGTAAATGAGCCAACAGTAAAACCAAACAGTGCAACAATTGATTTCTGGACAGAATGGTCAAGAAGCAAGGATTTAAAAGGAATAAAAGAAGCTGTCGAATCTTTAAGAAAACAACATAAATAA
- a CDS encoding DUF4236 domain-containing protein yields MGFRYRKSINLGGGFRINISKSGIGYSWGVKGYRITKTARGTVRRTTSIPGSGISFTEETGKNKLNHQQQYTPAIDNNHYDTQNIENTVTNEFVSEGLEDILKSAHISMVLNKLSTILFWLALLLVFLKPIYAISSLVFILMKILVKTLGRVRLDYVIDEDQKEVVENRINEMLKLTECNKVWRLMQSSKVIDKKYSSGASTTVVRVLCQMSSKTPFPFKSTVKASVFKSGKETLIFLPDKLFLIQKNKIGALNYSDISSEVRTTRFVESESVPKDSIVVGSTWKYVNKSGGPDRRFSDNRQIPICEYGEIELTSNTGLNTLLMYSNPNYSPKTMF; encoded by the coding sequence ATGGGGTTCCGATATAGAAAAAGTATAAACTTAGGTGGTGGATTTCGAATCAATATTAGTAAATCTGGAATCGGTTATAGTTGGGGAGTAAAAGGCTATCGAATAACAAAAACTGCTAGAGGAACAGTTAGAAGAACTACATCAATTCCAGGAAGCGGAATTTCCTTCACAGAAGAAACAGGAAAAAATAAACTTAACCATCAACAACAATATACACCAGCAATAGATAATAATCATTATGATACACAAAATATTGAGAATACTGTTACAAATGAATTTGTTTCAGAGGGATTAGAAGATATCTTAAAATCAGCACATATATCTATGGTTTTAAATAAACTTTCAACCATTCTATTTTGGCTTGCTTTGCTTCTTGTTTTTTTGAAACCTATTTATGCAATATCATCTCTCGTTTTCATATTAATGAAAATCCTTGTAAAAACACTTGGCCGAGTTAGATTAGATTATGTAATAGACGAGGATCAAAAAGAAGTTGTAGAAAACAGAATTAATGAAATGCTAAAGCTAACTGAATGTAATAAAGTTTGGAGACTAATGCAATCAAGTAAAGTTATTGATAAAAAATACTCATCAGGAGCATCCACCACTGTAGTTCGAGTTTTGTGTCAAATGTCCTCTAAAACGCCATTTCCCTTTAAATCAACAGTCAAAGCCTCTGTTTTTAAATCTGGTAAAGAAACACTAATTTTTCTACCTGATAAACTATTTCTAATTCAGAAAAATAAAATCGGAGCATTAAACTATTCTGACATATCCAGCGAAGTAAGAACGACAAGGTTTGTTGAATCAGAATCTGTTCCTAAAGATTCAATAGTTGTTGGGAGTACATGGAAGTACGTAAATAAATCCGGTGGACCTGATAGACGTTTTTCAGATAACAGGCAGATTCCAATCTGTGAGTATGGCGAAATTGAATTAACTTCAAATACGGGATTAAACACGCTCTTAATGTATTCAAACCCTAATTATTCACCGAAAACAATGTTTTAG
- a CDS encoding SIR2 family protein, translating to MKRNEIYKLIQEYLKDPPVIIWGSGATIACGLPSMNDLNNMLKAKFSFFDKDSTNLENELGKTKYEPHISEIRKCIWECIAEKDVSFLNNILEKSDTYIGVKKLIEKFTEPHPNILNIITTNYDRVLENTMALNNISYTDGFSGRLLSVFDETLFSEKKKSPFVKLIKVHGSLNWFYINGETRYFHGNNNFDPKIIPPGKNKFQEAFAEPYRTLIQNSDEIIKNSRSLLVVGFGFNDEHLTPQITTKIKKRLPYSYLDKAIN from the coding sequence ATGAAAAGAAATGAAATTTATAAACTTATTCAAGAATATTTAAAAGACCCTCCTGTTATAATTTGGGGATCTGGAGCAACAATTGCTTGTGGGTTGCCTTCAATGAATGACTTGAATAATATGCTAAAAGCAAAATTTAGTTTTTTTGATAAAGATAGTACAAATTTGGAAAATGAATTGGGAAAAACTAAATATGAGCCTCATATATCAGAGATTAGAAAATGTATATGGGAATGTATTGCAGAAAAAGATGTGTCTTTCTTAAATAATATTTTAGAAAAATCAGATACATATATAGGTGTAAAAAAATTGATAGAGAAATTCACAGAACCACATCCTAACATTTTAAATATAATTACAACAAATTATGATAGGGTTTTAGAAAATACTATGGCATTGAATAATATTTCTTATACGGATGGTTTTTCTGGTCGTTTATTATCTGTTTTTGATGAAACATTATTCTCGGAAAAGAAAAAGAGTCCTTTTGTAAAATTAATAAAAGTTCATGGTTCTTTAAACTGGTTTTATATAAATGGTGAAACAAGATATTTTCATGGAAATAATAACTTTGACCCCAAAATCATTCCGCCGGGAAAAAATAAATTTCAAGAAGCATTTGCTGAACCTTATAGAACATTGATTCAAAATTCTGACGAAATTATAAAGAATTCAAGAAGTCTATTAGTTGTTGGATTTGGTTTTAATGATGAACATCTTACACCTCAGATAACAACTAAAATAAAAAAAAGGCTGCCCTATAGTTATCTTGACAAAGCAATTAACTGA
- a CDS encoding sulfide/dihydroorotate dehydrogenase-like FAD/NAD-binding protein, which produces MNKILEKRQLSETVYYMKFEAADIAKNRKAGQFLIVQYDDEMGERIPLTIADANAEEGWVAIVFQAVGAGTMKIARLNPGDYLAAVLGPLGTPSKIEKYDAPVLCVGGGIGTAPLYPIVQVLKAAGNKVIVVICARTKDLLIFVDEMKAIADEVIIMTDDGSAGRQGVSTVPVEELCQSQTPPAEVIAIGPPIMMKFVCATTAKYNVKTTVSLNTIMIDGTGMCGGCRVSVGGKIKFVCVDGPDFDGHQVDWANMMTRMKSFKDEEEKHKCRLGM; this is translated from the coding sequence ATGAACAAGATTCTAGAAAAACGGCAGCTTTCAGAAACCGTTTATTACATGAAGTTTGAAGCCGCGGACATTGCAAAGAACCGCAAGGCAGGACAGTTCCTGATTGTTCAGTACGATGATGAAATGGGAGAAAGAATTCCGCTTACAATCGCAGATGCAAACGCAGAAGAAGGCTGGGTTGCAATTGTTTTTCAGGCTGTTGGAGCAGGCACAATGAAAATAGCGCGCCTTAATCCGGGCGACTATCTTGCGGCGGTTCTTGGTCCTTTGGGAACTCCGTCTAAAATAGAAAAATACGACGCTCCAGTTCTCTGTGTTGGCGGCGGAATCGGAACAGCTCCTCTTTATCCAATCGTTCAGGTCTTAAAGGCAGCCGGAAACAAAGTAATTGTTGTAATCTGCGCGCGCACAAAAGACCTTCTGATTTTTGTTGATGAAATGAAAGCAATCGCAGATGAAGTTATAATTATGACTGACGACGGAAGCGCAGGACGCCAAGGAGTTTCCACAGTTCCAGTCGAAGAGCTTTGCCAGTCGCAGACTCCTCCAGCAGAAGTAATTGCAATCGGCCCTCCAATAATGATGAAATTCGTATGCGCCACAACCGCAAAGTACAATGTAAAAACCACAGTTTCGCTCAACACAATTATGATTGACGGAACAGGAATGTGCGGTGGTTGCCGTGTAAGCGTAGGCGGAAAAATCAAATTCGTTTGCGTTGACGGTCCCGACTTTGACGGACATCAGGTGGACTGGGCAAATATGATGACGCGCATGAAAAGCTTTAAAGACGAAGAAGAAAAACACAAGTGCAGACTCGGAATGTAA
- a CDS encoding MgtC/SapB family protein, whose translation MELDFLTESIIKVAAGAVCGGLLGLERKSHNQVIGMRTLILICVSSTLLSILSVYMAKAEGFIAAAKGDPTRIAAGVVSGIGFLGGGAIMKQGLNIKGLTSAAIIWTASAFGLAIGAGLYIQVGIALAMVLFLLMRLEKLETKWFPAEKTKSLHLCFENDSLDMEKLRKTITAHGLIVADMNMSRIIKTKQIILHYLVKSPTEYDFSVLIKSLEELGNLSEFSITD comes from the coding sequence ATGGAACTTGATTTTTTAACAGAAAGCATTATAAAAGTTGCCGCAGGCGCTGTGTGCGGCGGTCTCCTTGGACTTGAGCGCAAAAGCCACAATCAGGTAATCGGAATGAGAACTTTGATTCTAATCTGTGTCTCTTCAACGTTGCTTTCGATTCTTTCTGTTTACATGGCAAAGGCGGAAGGTTTTATTGCAGCTGCAAAAGGAGATCCCACAAGGATTGCGGCTGGAGTTGTGAGCGGAATAGGCTTCCTTGGCGGTGGAGCAATAATGAAGCAAGGGCTGAACATAAAAGGCCTTACTTCTGCGGCGATAATCTGGACTGCATCAGCGTTCGGGCTTGCGATTGGAGCCGGGCTTTACATTCAAGTGGGAATCGCGCTTGCAATGGTTCTGTTTCTTCTTATGCGCCTTGAAAAACTTGAAACAAAATGGTTTCCGGCTGAAAAAACAAAAAGCCTTCACTTGTGCTTTGAAAACGACTCTCTGGACATGGAAAAACTGCGCAAAACAATCACAGCGCACGGACTGATTGTGGCAGACATGAACATGAGCCGCATTATAAAAACAAAGCAGATAATCCTGCACTACCTTGTAAAATCTCCTACAGAATACGATTTTTCCGTGCTTATAAAATCTCTTGAAGAGCTAGGAAATTTAAGTGAATTTTCAATAACAGACTGA
- a CDS encoding PD-(D/E)XK motif protein has protein sequence MSLLNKITDAINDAPIDNKLYLIEKCSDSAGFFVNNKKLIYMVKNNDSVVKNSLETEYLHLRSNANILSVENLQNFDSGFYNLIEYKISFNENISAFESFINLCLAHIELMDSKNFVEFFNSLVDLFQNVGKEKKQNILGLFGELSLIYYFYTKFSINLSSYWHTSGTYSKYDFSVKNKNIEVKTSNSVNNVLIKHSQLFNSDSNYLAISIVENNNSGISLKELEEKLKDIDIIASDFNFIVNLEKEKSRLNTADYSNKKLKLLDINIYDCNIINPFNTLPENISDIEYRIDLLSYNKIKNEDIKHLLNL, from the coding sequence ATGAGTTTGTTGAATAAAATTACAGATGCAATAAATGACGCTCCAATAGATAATAAACTTTATTTAATTGAAAAATGTTCTGATAGTGCAGGATTTTTTGTCAATAATAAAAAACTTATTTATATGGTGAAAAATAATGATTCAGTTGTGAAAAATTCCCTTGAAACAGAGTATTTACATCTCCGTTCAAATGCAAACATCCTTTCGGTTGAAAATTTACAGAATTTTGATTCAGGATTTTATAACCTTATTGAATATAAGATTTCATTTAATGAAAATATATCAGCCTTTGAATCTTTTATAAATCTATGCTTGGCACATATAGAATTAATGGATTCAAAAAACTTTGTAGAGTTTTTTAATTCCTTGGTCGATTTGTTTCAAAATGTCGGTAAAGAAAAAAAACAAAATATTTTAGGTTTGTTTGGTGAATTATCATTAATATATTATTTTTATACGAAATTTAGCATTAATCTATCATCATATTGGCATACGTCAGGAACTTATTCAAAATATGATTTTTCTGTGAAAAACAAAAATATCGAAGTTAAAACTTCTAATTCAGTAAATAATGTGCTAATTAAACATTCGCAGCTTTTCAATAGCGATTCAAATTATTTGGCGATTTCCATAGTTGAAAATAACAATTCAGGCATTAGTTTAAAAGAATTGGAAGAGAAACTAAAAGATATTGATATAATAGCATCTGATTTTAATTTCATAGTTAATCTAGAAAAAGAAAAATCACGACTTAATACAGCAGACTATTCTAATAAAAAGTTAAAACTTTTAGACATAAATATTTATGACTGCAATATAATAAATCCATTTAATACGTTGCCAGAAAATATTTCTGATATTGAATATCGAATTGATTTATTAAGTTATAATAAAATCAAAAATGAAGATATAAAACATCTTCTTAATTTGTAA
- a CDS encoding MATE family efflux transporter has protein sequence MKSYDLGSEKIGRLVRHFAVPCVISMLVAALYNIVDQIFIGWSSAGAAGNAATNIVYPFTVLALGLALLVGDGEAAMFSLALGEKNNEKADRCVGSGFSFLVVLSVLLCASGFLFKKQILGIFGANPNEKVCYDFADQYFTVICMGLPFYMIGQGMNGAIRADGSPKFAMACTLAGAFSNLVLDPVFIFVFDMGVKGAAVATVIGQVLTFAMSIAYIFRSKNFHINLKSMKPDFFLLGRICFIGAASLIVQLSIVIVIAVNNNLLSRYGYETFASTGVAFGSVVPLAVVGIVMKVFGIVISVVIGISLGGQPIIGFNMGAGNSGRVKETVRVVLRLVLAMGTAVFLIFEFLPDMVISIFGKGNSPEYMEYARLCVRIFLSGIIMTCFIKSTSIILQSIGKSGKSTLLALLRDVIIFVPSSIILATVSQNIVTMLWSALISDAVSFVVAVIFLRAEMRKMNGNL, from the coding sequence ATGAAAAGTTATGACTTGGGGAGTGAAAAAATCGGGCGGCTTGTGCGGCATTTTGCTGTTCCTTGTGTTATCAGCATGCTGGTCGCGGCGCTGTACAATATTGTTGACCAGATTTTTATAGGGTGGAGCAGCGCGGGTGCGGCGGGAAATGCGGCTACAAATATTGTTTATCCTTTTACGGTTCTGGCTCTGGGGCTCGCGCTTCTTGTGGGCGACGGAGAGGCGGCAATGTTCAGTCTTGCTTTGGGCGAAAAAAACAATGAAAAGGCGGACAGGTGCGTCGGAAGCGGATTTTCTTTTCTGGTTGTTCTTTCGGTTCTGCTGTGCGCGTCGGGATTTTTGTTCAAGAAACAGATTCTTGGAATTTTCGGCGCGAATCCAAATGAAAAGGTTTGCTATGATTTTGCGGACCAGTATTTTACGGTGATTTGCATGGGACTTCCTTTTTACATGATTGGACAGGGAATGAACGGCGCAATCCGCGCGGACGGTTCTCCAAAGTTTGCGATGGCTTGCACTCTGGCAGGCGCGTTTTCTAATCTTGTTTTGGATCCGGTTTTTATTTTTGTGTTTGACATGGGCGTAAAAGGCGCCGCGGTTGCGACTGTAATAGGGCAGGTTTTGACTTTTGCAATGAGCATTGCGTATATTTTTCGCTCAAAGAATTTTCACATCAATTTAAAAAGCATGAAACCTGATTTTTTCCTTCTGGGACGGATTTGTTTTATCGGAGCGGCCTCTCTTATCGTTCAGCTTTCAATCGTGATTGTAATTGCTGTGAACAACAATCTGCTTTCAAGATATGGATATGAAACTTTCGCAAGCACAGGAGTTGCGTTCGGTTCTGTAGTTCCTCTTGCCGTAGTCGGGATTGTGATGAAGGTTTTTGGAATCGTAATTTCGGTTGTGATTGGAATAAGTCTGGGCGGTCAGCCGATAATCGGATTCAATATGGGAGCAGGAAACTCCGGGCGCGTGAAGGAAACTGTCCGGGTGGTTCTGCGTCTTGTGCTTGCAATGGGAACCGCGGTTTTCCTGATTTTTGAATTTTTGCCGGATATGGTTATTTCGATTTTTGGAAAGGGCAACTCGCCTGAATACATGGAATATGCCCGGCTCTGCGTAAGAATCTTTTTAAGCGGAATTATAATGACCTGCTTTATAAAATCCACGTCGATAATTTTGCAGTCAATCGGAAAAAGCGGAAAGTCAACTTTGCTGGCTCTTCTGCGCGACGTTATTATTTTTGTTCCGTCCTCAATAATCCTTGCGACCGTAAGCCAGAATATTGTGACAATGCTCTGGAGCGCGCTTATAAGCGATGCGGTTTCGTTCGTGGTTGCAGTGATTTTTCTGCGTGCGGAGATGAGGAAGATGAATGGCAATTTGTAA
- a CDS encoding IS110 family transposase, whose translation MPPGLQNRGFGRKLGIENNKHDLPHAKRSTTMNNVTENTKVIYVGIDVHKDTNSFCAYDSREDKLFAEHKSSSKFENTLHYLKNLQKSVGQDAVFLIGYEAGPTGYGLCRKLQKEDFACVIIAPSTIAKAPGQKVKTDRMDARLLAKTLAFKTYSPVCLPSEKLEAIKEYTRVRTAKITMLKKAKQNLLSFLLRMGLPYPQSGHYWTQAHMAWLRTMNFADKWLQESFEEYHAEVITLMDKVQRIEAKILELCKDDEVREKIDALVCISGISYVSAISIVAEIGDFSRFSKAKSFVSFTGLCPGEDSSGNRVRHTAITKAGNSRVRSLLVECAGSLRMHSVVTAKSVRVKRAAEKCVRRHRFLRGQVHAQAQKKNALSFPKRAPLQSSNDGGGKGACMFCLGNDEFC comes from the coding sequence GTGCCACCAGGTTTGCAGAATCGAGGGTTCGGTCGTAAACTTGGAATAGAAAACAACAAGCATGACCTGCCTCATGCAAAAAGGAGCACTACAATGAACAATGTAACAGAGAACACAAAAGTAATCTATGTCGGAATTGACGTGCACAAGGACACAAATTCTTTCTGTGCTTATGACAGCCGTGAAGACAAATTATTCGCGGAGCACAAAAGCTCTTCCAAATTTGAAAACACGCTTCACTACCTGAAGAACCTTCAAAAATCAGTCGGGCAAGATGCAGTTTTTCTTATTGGATACGAGGCAGGTCCCACAGGATACGGACTTTGCAGAAAACTTCAAAAAGAAGACTTCGCCTGCGTCATTATCGCCCCATCGACAATAGCAAAGGCACCTGGTCAGAAAGTCAAGACAGACAGGATGGACGCCCGCCTTCTTGCAAAGACTCTCGCCTTCAAAACCTACAGCCCTGTCTGCCTTCCTTCTGAAAAACTTGAGGCGATAAAGGAATATACACGGGTCAGGACGGCAAAAATCACCATGCTCAAAAAAGCAAAGCAGAACCTCCTTTCTTTCCTGCTGCGAATGGGCTTGCCTTATCCTCAGAGCGGCCATTACTGGACGCAGGCTCACATGGCTTGGCTCAGGACGATGAACTTCGCTGACAAGTGGCTTCAGGAATCATTTGAGGAATATCACGCCGAAGTAATAACGCTCATGGACAAAGTTCAGAGAATTGAGGCGAAGATTCTGGAACTCTGCAAGGATGATGAAGTGAGGGAAAAAATTGATGCCCTGGTGTGCATCTCTGGAATCAGTTATGTCTCCGCCATTTCGATTGTCGCGGAAATCGGGGATTTTTCCCGTTTTTCAAAGGCGAAGTCCTTCGTAAGCTTTACAGGACTTTGTCCCGGCGAGGATTCAAGCGGAAACAGGGTACGGCACACGGCGATTACTAAGGCTGGGAATTCAAGAGTCAGAAGTCTTCTTGTTGAGTGTGCGGGAAGCCTTAGAATGCATTCTGTTGTCACGGCAAAATCAGTCAGGGTAAAAAGAGCGGCAGAAAAATGCGTCCGCCGCCATCGTTTCTTACGCGGACAAGTGCACGCTCAGGCTCAGAAAAAGAATGCTTTATCTTTCCCAAAAAGGGCTCCCCTACAATCTAGTAACGACGGCGGGGGCAAGGGAGCTTGCATGTTTTGTCTGGGGAATGATGAATTTTGTTGA
- a CDS encoding monomeric [FeFe] hydrogenase: MLNINNNTSNIKREILVRIAKLQLQGKLEEGVHFIPREMAPRDKPPLRCCIFHDREILRMRVLARMGISVENIDEEATLGSFAKQALEREKPTWPMLTVLDEACNGCVKAHYMVTNACQGCYARPCMVNCPRKAITVDRRATIDEKLCINCGKCMENCPYHSIIKIPVPCEEACPVGAISKDEKGHEKIDYHKCIFCGNCMRECPFGAMMDKSQLVDVIKHIMNCKKVVALYAPSIASQFKVTPGQLESSLIAAGFNRVWEVAIGADICADNEAREFEERMARGDKMMTTSCCSAYVRAVHKHVPALIPCVSETRSPMHYTAEIAKKADPDCITVFIGPCLAKKREGFDDDLVDYVITVEEISALFEAREINVAEMDKRHETIIPTASGRNFARSGGVMEAVALRLKDKSILRPAKINGLSKAGMKVLNAYGLINSGKIPAKPDTPNLIEVMSCEGGCIAGPSVITNVKQAELQLEKYVQDGSANTIDEQEK; this comes from the coding sequence ATGCTTAACATAAACAACAACACATCAAATATAAAACGCGAAATCCTTGTTAGAATCGCAAAGCTTCAGCTTCAGGGAAAACTAGAAGAAGGCGTGCATTTTATTCCGCGTGAAATGGCTCCCAGAGACAAGCCGCCTTTAAGGTGCTGCATTTTCCATGACCGGGAAATTCTCCGCATGAGAGTTCTTGCCCGCATGGGAATTTCAGTTGAAAACATTGACGAAGAAGCGACGCTCGGCTCTTTTGCAAAACAGGCATTGGAACGTGAAAAACCGACCTGGCCAATGCTTACAGTTCTTGACGAAGCCTGCAACGGCTGTGTAAAAGCGCACTACATGGTTACAAACGCCTGCCAAGGATGCTACGCACGCCCCTGCATGGTTAACTGCCCGCGCAAGGCAATCACCGTAGACAGAAGGGCGACTATAGATGAAAAGCTTTGCATCAACTGCGGAAAATGCATGGAAAACTGCCCTTACCACTCAATTATAAAAATTCCTGTTCCTTGCGAAGAAGCCTGCCCGGTTGGAGCAATTTCAAAAGACGAAAAAGGACACGAAAAAATCGACTATCACAAGTGCATTTTCTGCGGAAACTGTATGCGTGAATGTCCGTTCGGCGCAATGATGGACAAAAGCCAGCTTGTTGATGTAATAAAGCACATAATGAACTGCAAGAAAGTTGTTGCCCTTTACGCGCCTTCTATTGCGTCCCAGTTCAAGGTTACACCAGGCCAACTTGAATCTTCTTTGATTGCGGCGGGATTCAACCGTGTATGGGAAGTTGCAATCGGTGCTGACATCTGCGCCGACAACGAAGCCCGAGAATTTGAAGAGCGAATGGCACGCGGAGACAAAATGATGACAACTTCATGCTGTTCCGCTTACGTCCGCGCAGTTCATAAACACGTTCCTGCTCTTATCCCATGCGTTTCTGAAACAAGAAGCCCCATGCACTACACTGCGGAAATCGCAAAAAAAGCCGACCCTGACTGCATAACGGTTTTTATAGGACCTTGCCTTGCAAAAAAACGCGAAGGATTCGATGACGACCTTGTTGACTATGTAATAACTGTTGAAGAAATTTCGGCCTTGTTTGAAGCGCGTGAAATAAATGTTGCGGAAATGGACAAGAGGCACGAAACAATAATTCCTACAGCCAGCGGAAGAAATTTTGCGCGTTCAGGCGGCGTAATGGAAGCTGTTGCGCTCCGTTTAAAAGACAAATCCATTCTGCGCCCCGCAAAAATCAACGGACTTAGCAAAGCCGGAATGAAAGTCCTAAATGCTTATGGCCTTATAAATTCGGGAAAAATTCCTGCAAAGCCAGACACCCCGAACCTCATTGAAGTAATGTCTTGCGAAGGCGGATGCATAGCAGGACCCTCTGTAATCACAAATGTAAAACAGGCCGAACTCCAGCTAGAAAAATATGTGCAGGACGGCTCTGCAAACACAATAGACGAGCAGGAAAAATAG